A single window of Pyrus communis chromosome 10, drPyrComm1.1, whole genome shotgun sequence DNA harbors:
- the LOC137747672 gene encoding 3-phosphoshikimate 1-carboxyvinyltransferase 2-like isoform X2, producing the protein MAQVSKICSNGAQSINLLPNVSKPQMPRSSNFLPLKSQFLGSSNSLSLKLKNGFVGSWTVGKVRVDPLTVAASVATAEKPSTVPEIVLQPIQEISGTIKLPGSKSLSNRILLIAALSEGTTVVDNLLDSEDIHYMLGALKTLGLNVEEDKENRRAVVEGCGGRFPLSNESVDEVQLFLGNAGTAMRPLTAAVVAAGGHARYVLDGVPRMRERPIGDLVDGLKQLGVDADCFLGTNCPPVRVIGKGGLPGGKVKLSGSISSQYLTALLMAAPLALQDVEIEIIDKLISIPYVEMTLKLMERFGVSVEHSDSWDRFLIRGGQKYKSPGNAFVEGDASSASYFLAGAAVTGGTVTVEGCGTSSLQGDVKFAEVLEKMGAKVTWTANSVTVTGPQRLSSGGKHLKAVDVNMNKMPDVAMTLAVVALFADGPTAIRDVASWRVKETERMIAICTELRKLGATVEEGPDYCIITPPEKLNVTAIDTYDDHRMAMAFSLAACGDVPVTIKDPGCTRKTFPDYFEVLRKFTKH; encoded by the exons atggcccAAGTGAGCAAAATCTGCAGCAATGGAgctcaaagcatcaatcttttGCCCAATGTTTCCAAACCCCAAATGCCCAGATCATCAAATTTTCTCCCATTGAAGTCCCAGTTTCTGGGTTCCTCAAATTCTTTGAGTTTGAAGCTGAAAAATGGGTTTGTGGGCAGTTGGACCGTCGGTAAAGTCAGGGTCGATCCGCTTACAGTTGCAGCTTCAGTTGCCACAGCAGAGAAGCCGTCCACGGTTCCGGAGATTGTGCTGCAACCCATCCAAGAAATCTCGGGCACCATAAAGTTGCCGGGTTCCAAGTCGTTGTCGAATCGAATTCTGCTGATTGCTGCTCTCTCTGAG GGAACAACTGTTGTTGACAACTTGTTAGATAGTGAAGATATTCATTATATGCTTGGTGCGTTGAAAACCCTTGGGCTGAATGTTGAAGAGGACAAGGAAAACAGGCGAGCAGTCGTGGAGGGTTGTGGTGGTCGGTTTCCTTTGAGTAATGAATCCGTAGATGAAGTGCAACTATTCCTTGGAAATGCTGGAACAGCAATGCGGCCATTGACTGCTGCAGTTGTTGCTGCTGGTGGACATGCTAG GTATGTACTTGATGGGGTGCCCCGAATGAGGGAAAGACCAATCGGAGACTTAGTTGATGGTCTTAAGCAGCTTGGTGTGGATGCTGATTGTTTTCTTGGAACAAACTGCCCTCCCGTCCGTGTGATTGGAAAGGGAGGCCTTCCAGGGGGGAAG GTGAAGCTCTCTGGATCAATTAGTAGTCAGTACTTGACTGCTTTGCTCATGGCAGCTCCTTTGGCCCTTCAAGATGTTGAAATAGAGATTATTGATAAACTAATTTCCATTCCGTATGTGGAAATGACTTTGAAGTTGATGGAACGCTTTGGGGTCTCAGTGGAACACAGTGATAGTTGGGATCGGTTTTTGATCCGAGGAGGTCAAAAGTACAA GTCTCCTGGAAATGCTTTTGTTGAAGGCGATGCTTCAAGTGCTAGTTACTTTCTAGCTGGTGCTGCTGTCACTGGTGGGACTGTCACTGTTGAAGGCTGTGGGACAAGCAGTTTACAG GGAGATGTAAAGTTTGCTGAAGTTCTTGAAAAGATGGGTGCTAAAGTTACGTGGACAGCGAATTCTGTCACAGTTACAGGACCTCAACGACTTTCTTCTGGAGGAAAACACTTGAAAGCTGTTGACGTCAACATGAACAAAATGCCAGATGTTGCCATGACTCTTGCTGTAGTTGCTCTTTTTGCTGATGGACCAACTGCCATAAGAGATG TGGCAAGTTGGAGAGTGAAGGAGACAGAAAGGATGATCGCCATATGCACTGAACTAAGAAAG CTGGGAGCAACTGTTGAAGAGGGACCAGATTACTGCATAATCACACCGCCAGAAAAATTAAACGTGACAGCAATAGACACGTATGATGACCACCGAATGGCCATGGCTTTCTCTCTTGCTGCCTGTGGAGACGTTCCAGTTACTATCAAGGATCCCGGTTGTACCAGAAAAACATTCCCCGATTACTTCGAAGTCCTCAGGAAGTTTACCAAGCATTGA
- the LOC137747672 gene encoding 3-phosphoshikimate 1-carboxyvinyltransferase 2-like isoform X1, translating to MAQVSKICSNGAQSINLLPNVSKPQMPRSSNFLPLKSQFLGSSNSLSLKLKNGFVGSWTVGKVRVDPLTVAASVATAEKPSTVPEIVLQPIQEISGTIKLPGSKSLSNRILLIAALSEGTTVVDNLLDSEDIHYMLGALKTLGLNVEEDKENRRAVVEGCGGRFPLSNESVDEVQLFLGNAGTAMRPLTAAVVAAGGHARYVLDGVPRMRERPIGDLVDGLKQLGVDADCFLGTNCPPVRVIGKGGLPGGKVKLSGSISSQYLTALLMAAPLALQDVEIEIIDKLISIPYVEMTLKLMERFGVSVEHSDSWDRFLIRGGQKYKSPGNAFVEGDASSASYFLAGAAVTGGTVTVEGCGTSSLQGDVKFAEVLEKMGAKVTWTANSVTVTGPQRLSSGGKHLKAVDVNMNKMPDVAMTLAVVALFADGPTAIRDVASWRVKETERMIAICTELRKVRFSWLPSHLIFPHLHMLITSLTFFGPKFQLGATVEEGPDYCIITPPEKLNVTAIDTYDDHRMAMAFSLAACGDVPVTIKDPGCTRKTFPDYFEVLRKFTKH from the exons atggcccAAGTGAGCAAAATCTGCAGCAATGGAgctcaaagcatcaatcttttGCCCAATGTTTCCAAACCCCAAATGCCCAGATCATCAAATTTTCTCCCATTGAAGTCCCAGTTTCTGGGTTCCTCAAATTCTTTGAGTTTGAAGCTGAAAAATGGGTTTGTGGGCAGTTGGACCGTCGGTAAAGTCAGGGTCGATCCGCTTACAGTTGCAGCTTCAGTTGCCACAGCAGAGAAGCCGTCCACGGTTCCGGAGATTGTGCTGCAACCCATCCAAGAAATCTCGGGCACCATAAAGTTGCCGGGTTCCAAGTCGTTGTCGAATCGAATTCTGCTGATTGCTGCTCTCTCTGAG GGAACAACTGTTGTTGACAACTTGTTAGATAGTGAAGATATTCATTATATGCTTGGTGCGTTGAAAACCCTTGGGCTGAATGTTGAAGAGGACAAGGAAAACAGGCGAGCAGTCGTGGAGGGTTGTGGTGGTCGGTTTCCTTTGAGTAATGAATCCGTAGATGAAGTGCAACTATTCCTTGGAAATGCTGGAACAGCAATGCGGCCATTGACTGCTGCAGTTGTTGCTGCTGGTGGACATGCTAG GTATGTACTTGATGGGGTGCCCCGAATGAGGGAAAGACCAATCGGAGACTTAGTTGATGGTCTTAAGCAGCTTGGTGTGGATGCTGATTGTTTTCTTGGAACAAACTGCCCTCCCGTCCGTGTGATTGGAAAGGGAGGCCTTCCAGGGGGGAAG GTGAAGCTCTCTGGATCAATTAGTAGTCAGTACTTGACTGCTTTGCTCATGGCAGCTCCTTTGGCCCTTCAAGATGTTGAAATAGAGATTATTGATAAACTAATTTCCATTCCGTATGTGGAAATGACTTTGAAGTTGATGGAACGCTTTGGGGTCTCAGTGGAACACAGTGATAGTTGGGATCGGTTTTTGATCCGAGGAGGTCAAAAGTACAA GTCTCCTGGAAATGCTTTTGTTGAAGGCGATGCTTCAAGTGCTAGTTACTTTCTAGCTGGTGCTGCTGTCACTGGTGGGACTGTCACTGTTGAAGGCTGTGGGACAAGCAGTTTACAG GGAGATGTAAAGTTTGCTGAAGTTCTTGAAAAGATGGGTGCTAAAGTTACGTGGACAGCGAATTCTGTCACAGTTACAGGACCTCAACGACTTTCTTCTGGAGGAAAACACTTGAAAGCTGTTGACGTCAACATGAACAAAATGCCAGATGTTGCCATGACTCTTGCTGTAGTTGCTCTTTTTGCTGATGGACCAACTGCCATAAGAGATG TGGCAAGTTGGAGAGTGAAGGAGACAGAAAGGATGATCGCCATATGCACTGAACTAAGAAAGGTTCGTTTTAGTTGGCTGCCCTCACACTTGATATTCCCACACCTTCATATGCTTATTACTTCTCTAACATTTTTCGGACCTAAATTTCAGCTGGGAGCAACTGTTGAAGAGGGACCAGATTACTGCATAATCACACCGCCAGAAAAATTAAACGTGACAGCAATAGACACGTATGATGACCACCGAATGGCCATGGCTTTCTCTCTTGCTGCCTGTGGAGACGTTCCAGTTACTATCAAGGATCCCGGTTGTACCAGAAAAACATTCCCCGATTACTTCGAAGTCCTCAGGAAGTTTACCAAGCATTGA
- the LOC137748144 gene encoding transketolase, chloroplastic codes for MTSSSSVTLSQALLARAISHHGSNSTSDRVSLSTTLTLPTFSGLKSASSSSSPSSSRLPRRRLGANRPVRAAAVETLDKTTETSLVEKSVNTIRFLAIDAVEKANSGHPGLPMGCAPMGHILYDEVMRYNPKNPYWFNRDRFVLSAGHGCMLQYALLHLAGYDSVKEEDLKSFRQWGSKTPGHPENFETPGVEVTTGPLGQGIANAVGLALAEKHLAARYNKPDSEIVDHYTYCILGDGCQMEGISNEAASLAGHWGLGKLIAFYDDNHISIDGDTEIAFTESVDTRFEGLGWHVIWVKNGNTGYDEIRAAIKEAKAVTDKPTLIKVTTTIGFGSPNKANSYSVHGAALGSKEVDATRKNLGWPYEPFHVPEDVKSHWSRHTAEGSALEAEWNAKFAEYEKKYAEEAAELKSIVKGELPAGWEKALPRYTPESPADATRNLSQANLNALSKVLPGLIGGSADLASSNMTLLKSFGDFQKNTPEERNVRFGVREHGMGAICNGIALHSPGLIPYCATFFVFTDYMRAAIRISALSEAGVIYVMTHDSIGLGEDGPTHQPIEHLASFRAMPNILMLRPADGNETAGAYRVAVLNRKRPSILALSRQKLPNLPGTSIEGVEKGGYTISDNSSGNKPDVILMATGSELEIVAKAGDELRKEGKTVRVVSFVSWELFDDQSDDYKESVLPAAVTARVSLEAGSTFGWHKIVGSKGKAIGIDKFGASAPAGKIYKGYGITVEAVVAAAKEVSS; via the exons ATGACTTCATCTTCATCTGTTACTCTGTCCCAGGCCCTCCTGGCCCGAGCCATTTCCCATCACGGCTCCAACTCCACGTCCGACCGGGTCTCCCTCTCCACAACCCTCACACTACCCACTTTCTCCGGCCTCAAATCAGCTTCTTCTTCGTCATCACCGTCGTCTTCCCGCCTCCCCCGCCGCCGGCTTGGGGCCAACCGGCCGGTCCGGGCTGCCGCGGTCGAGACTCTGGACAAGACCACGGAGACGTCGTTGGTGGAGAAGTCGGTGAATACGATCCGGTTCTTGGCGATTGACGCTGTGGAGAAGGCCAATTCGGGTCACCCGGGTTTGCCCATGGGATGTGCTCCAATGGGTCATATTTTGTACGACGAAGTCATGAGGTACAACCCCAAGAACCCCTACTGGTTCAACCGTGACCGGTTCGTGTTGTCTGCTGGACACGGATGTATGTTGCAGTATGCTCTGCTGCACCTTGCCGGATACGACAGTGTAAAG GAAGAAGATTTGAAGAGTTTCCGTCAATGGGGAAGCAAGACCCCTGGACACCCTGAGAACTTTGAGACACCCGGTGTTGAAGTCACAACCG GTCCCTTGGGGCAAGGTATTGCGAATGCTGTTGGTTTGGCTCTTGCTGAGAAGCACTTGGCTGCACGTTACAACAAGCCAGACAGTGAGATCGTTGACCACTACAC TTATTGTATATTGGGTGATGGCTGTCAAATGGAGGGTATTTCAAATGAAGCTGCTTCTCTTGCAGGACACTGGGGGCTTGGGAAGCTGATAGCCTTCTATGATGACAACCACATTTCCATTGATGGAGACACTGAGATTGCATTCACCGAAAGTGTTGACACCCGTTTTGAGGGTCTTGGGTGGCATGTTATCTGGGTGAAGAATGGAAACACTGGGTATGATGAGATTCGAGCTGCCATTAAGGAAGCTAAGGCTGTCACAGACAAACCCACTTTAATAAAG GTGACAACCACCATTGGTTTTGGATCCCCAAACAAAGCAAACTCATACAGTGTTCATGGTGCTGCACTTGGTTCCAAGGAAGTTGATGCTACCAGGAAGAACCTTGGATGGCCATATGAGCCTTTCCACGTGCCAGAGGATGTTAAAAG TCACTGGAGCCGCCATACCGCTGAAGGTTCTGCACTTGAAGCTGAATGGAATGCCAAGTTTGCAGAATATGAGAAGAAGTACGCGGAGGAAGCTGCAGAGCTGAAGTCCATCGTTAAGGGTGAGCTACCTGCTGGTTGGGAAAAAGCACTCCCG AGGTACACTCCTGAGTCCCCAGCTGATGCTACCCGAAATTTATCTCAAGCGAACCTTAATGCCCTTTCGAAGGTTCTTCCTGGTCTTATTGGAGGAAGTGCAGATCTTGCTTCTTCTAACATGACTTTACTGAAAAGTTTTGGAGACTTCCAGAAGAATACCCCAGAAGAGCGCAATGTAAGGTTTGGTGTAAGAGAGCATGGAATGGGAGCCATCTGCAATGGGATTGCCCTTCACAGCCCTGGCCTGATTCCTTACTGTGccactttctttgttttcactGACTACATGAGAGCTGCCATAAGGATCTCTGCCTTGTCAGAGGCTGGAGTTATCTATGTTATGACCCACGATTCAATTGGGCTTGGAGAAGATGGACCAACCCATCAACCGATTGAGCACTTGGCAAGTTTCCGGGCAATGCCCAACATTTTGATGCTCCGCCCAGCTGATGGGAATGAGACTGCTGGGGCGTACAGGGTTGCAGTCCTTAACAGGAAGAGACCATCCATCCTTGCCCTCTCTCGACAAAAGTTGCCCAATCTTCCTGGAACTTCCATTGAGGGAGTCGAGAAGGGAGGCTACACAATATCAGACAACTCTTCCGGTAACAAGCCAGATGTCATTTTGATGGCAACTGGATCTGAGTTGGAAATTGTTGCCAAAGCTGGCGATGAGCTCAGAAAAGAAGGGAAGACTGTTAGAGTTGTCTCCTTTGTTTCTTGGGAACTCTTTGATGATCAATCAGATGACTACAAGGAAAGTGTCTTGCCGGCTGCGGTAACAGCCAGGGTTAGCCTTGAGGCTGGATCAACATTCGGGTGGCACAAGATTGTTGGAAGCAAAGGAAAGGCGATTGGAATCGATAAATTTGGGGCGAGTGCACCGGCTGGAAAAATATACAAGGGGTATGGCATCACTGTTGAGGCAGTTGTTGCAGCAGCAAAAGAAGTTAGCAGTTAA